The genomic window CCTTGATTCCACACAGAGCTGCCTATTCGTTTGCAAATGTTTCGTGTTACATCACCATTTTTGGTTTGAACACTGTTACATAAACTCAGATGATCATTTTGTGGGAGTTTTGGTTGATTTTGTTTTAGGGGTCTTATTTGTCAGACCATTGCAATATGGTGGAATCTATTTTAGTTGGATACCTACTGATTACGCTCTTTATACAGCAGAATAGTATTTTCCGACGTGTTTTCTTCACTAGATTGATGACTTCTTTTCTAAATCTTGACCGTTGTATTGAAGCACTCATAACTGCGTTGGGTGCAGCCTAACTGTAGCAATCTATAATCATATTTTGGTTACTGATATGCTCTTCAATGGCTTTTTCAGGTTCAATTAGAGCCGACGGCAAAATGGGGTGTACTTCGGAGGGATGTCTATGGACCTTCCAAGTACACTGGACTTATGCAAGCAACTAAAGATATTCTGCGAGAGGAAGGTTTGCCGGTATCTGCTTTTCTTCAAACACTCAGCTCATGCTTTATTTAGAGAAACTTGTCCATGGACAGTGATCATTAACTTGTTTTCTCATGCTAAATCTCAGCCTTAATATTTGTCTGTGAGGTTTGTTCTGTGAATCTTACCAGGCTGAACATGGGCCTAGAATTGAGGGTTACAGTCATGTTAGTTCTTAGTTGTAAATTATGCTTGGGGAAGGGAGTCCAATGCTATAGTCGGTATAGAACAATGCTAACTGCTATGATCAGTATTTAGTGGACTGGTCCAATTCTTGGTGGGGTCTTAATTTAACGAGTAAATTACAAAAAACGACCACATTCAGGAAAGCGGTAACAAAGAAATACCCTTTTGGGGGCTGGGTCATGAAATAACACTGTTCCTGGGCTGAGAGCGTTTTGACAGTGAATCTGATTACCTGGGCCTGTATGTCCGGGCCGATGTGGCGTTTCTGGTGCCACATGAGTTTTTTACTAGTCTACCTGTACGTCCCAACTGCCATGTACTCTCCTGTCTCTCTCTCGAGACGACGTGCAGCCGTGGCTCAGCGAGGCGCAGaagtctctctctccctccctccctctctctctctctctctctctctctctctctctcttgacgaCGTGCAACCGTGGCTCAGTGACGCTCAGAAGACCTCATCATTGCTGAACTGCTTCACGTCTCCTGAGGTGGGGCGCCCGAAATGTTGTCTGGCTGCTTGTGAAGAATCTTCAATCCATCAGTTCTCCACGAATATATCAAATGGCTGACATGTAGTGTTAATATTGCTTTTACTTATGAGGTGATGTCATTGGTTGCTGCCTTTTTTGGGAAGTGTTTATTCCCTAGATTTCTATTCTGATATCTACTTTGCTTCTTTTTCACCCCCGGCACTTCTTTTGGTTTATCTACCTTGGGTTTATGCATGCTCTATGTTTGATTTAAATAGTCCATCTAAAACAATTCCGTGAAATATGCTCTTACTGTGCAAGATGCTGATGTTTCAGGGATTCTGGAGAGGAAATGTTCCAGCCTTGTTTATGTATATGCCGTATACTGCTATACAATTCACAGTTCTACACAAGCTAAAAACATTTGCATCAGGTTCATCGAGAACAGGTATGCCCTTTCAGCTTGGTTTTCAGTCTATATTTTAAAATCGATTACAAATGTCATCCTAGAACCTTGTAAGTGCTTGCAGTAGATAATAGTTTTTTACCCAAACTTTTAATTTATACAATTGATACATTATGAAATTTGATACTCCCAGAATTATATTGCTATTTGGGATTCTCATCTCAGTGCAATGATAAATGTTCAAATCCATGTTTCAGAACTGAAGCTTTAATATGATTTTTCACATCTCTTTAGTACTTATCTGGTCTATTGTTTCTTCGCAGAGGATCATCTGCACTTAAGTCCTTACTTATCTTACGTAAGTGGGGCTATCGCAGGAAGTGCAGCAACTGTAGGGTCATATCCATTTGACCTTCTCAGAACTATTCTTGCGTCACAGGGTGAACCGAAGGTAAATCTGATCTTATTTGTGATTTCTGGAACTGTTTGTTTCCTTGGAGTGTGAACATTTAAACTTAGTTGCAAACTTATGGTGCCACTAGTTTGGTTTTGCAAAATTGTAGTTAGATCCCTGGTCATCTTTCTTTACATTGAGTACTTGCAGTGATTTGTAGTACTTCTGTACTTTACTTCCATGCCGATAGTTAGTACTCACTTTACTCATAATATGGATATATCATTGTTAGATTGCATTAAGTTGAATCCTTTTGTTTTACGGTAGAGTTTGATTCAGTTTCATTTTGAACACAACAGACTTCCCCTTGCACCTTTTTTGGTTTTGTCATGAAGCCCAGGCttcattttttttcttattttcttttctgatctttttttagtTTTGTGTTCCATCAAGTGTCAACTATCTGCACAAAAAAATTGTTGTtaagttatactccctccgtcccaaaataagtggctcaactttgtactagctttagtacaaagttagtacaaagttgagtcacttattttgggacggagggagtacatggcaaATCATTTTGTGTTAGCAACAGTTCAAGTCTTCAAGGTAGCCTTGAACAGAGAATTTATCTTCTGTATAGAACTTGATAGAACATTGATAAATTATTAAATGAGAACACCTAGGAGCAAAGATATTATTATTCTTTCCTTGAGAAGAAATATCACCCAATTCTGAAGTAGAGAGGACTGCAACCTGAGTTGGGAGTGTATACCCACACCTCCCACCAACCGAGCTAGGCTCAGTGTACAATGTTGATTTGTTTataaaaaaaaagggcaacctggtgcatgtagctcccgcttgcgcagggtccagggaagggtccgaccactttgggtctatagtacgcagcctttccctacatttctgtaagaggctgtttccaggacttgaacccatgacctcatggtcacaaggcagcagctttaccactgcgccaaggctccccttcaatgTTGATTTGTTTATGTGATTCTAAAATAGAAACCGATATTGTTAATTCATAATATGAGCTGTTTTCATTCATAAATGTATTCACAATATGGAATACAATAAATCTTATAACTGCAATATACAAAATACAAGTACACTCCTTGTCTTTTTTGGACTGTGCGTGATCTTGCTCTTAAATGTTTTTTGCAGCTGTGTGTGTTCTATAATTTTGTATTTTGAGATGCACATGTGAATACAAATCAAGTGCACACATTATATTACTATGCACTTATTCCCTGTGATTGATTTTTTGCACAATCATTGTAAGCCAACTGCTTGATGGATACTCTTGAGTTGACAATTCTATCATGATGCTTTCTTGTTGATTCACACAAAGTTTTATTTTTCTCTCTAGGTTTACCCCAATATGCGGTCTGCACTTGTTGATATAGTTCAAACTCGTGGTGTTCGAGGGCTGTATGCTGGTTTAACTCCAACTCTTGTTGAAATTATACCATATGCTGGCTTGCAGTTTGGTTCATACGACACTTTCAAACGTTCAATGATGGTAACAAAGCTAAACTCACAGTTTTACATGTACCCTCCAATGATTTTGAGATGATCTATAGATGATCTCAGCTGCGAGTTTTATCATATGATCGTATTAGATGTTGTACTCTTTCCTTAGTTTGTTATCCTTCTAGAATATGGGATATTGAGGTACCAAGAAATGCATTTTTTATGAAACATAAAGTATATAGCATGCTCATATAGGTAACAAGAAACTACTGGTGTTGTAACAATTTATTCAAGACAAGCTTGTTTCTTCATAAGAAAATTACACTTGATTTTTGTTCTCAACTTTGATTAGTATGTATCTCTGAATTTTGGTTACGCCATGCTTCCCTGACCGCCATTTTTTCCCATATAGTCATGGAATAGATACAGATATGGAATTGAGGAGGATGACTCGGCATCAAGCTTCCAGCTATTTCTTTGTGGATTCGCAGCTGGAACATTTTCAAAAGCTGCATGTCACCCACTTGATGTTGTTAAGAAGAGATTCCAGGTAATGTGCATGTCTATTTTGTGGTGGACACTCTGTTCCAGTTCAGTACTAGCCTATTTAGATGTGCCTATGAATCACTTGGGTATGATTGTGAGACAATGCCGAGCCCTTTGTATATTTTGGAGCTAATATTTCTTCCAACATTTTGCAGATTGAAGGATTAAAACGTCATCCTAGGTATGGGGCGCGGATTGAGAGCAGCACATACAAGGGCATGTACCATGCCCTAACAGAGATAGTTGTTAAGGAGGGGTTTGGAGGCCTCTATAAAGGGCTTTTCCCATCGGTGGTGAAATCGGCTCCTGCTGGTGCAGTGACATTTGTGGCCTACGAATACATCTCGGACTGGTTAGAGTCATTACTCATGTGAAAGATCGCCATGCAGTATTCTTTCTCTCCTCGATTTGTTTTGAATTGTCCATAGTCCTTCTCGGCATCTGTATTAGTAAATGGATTTGTGTCTGGAAGAGGCTGCATTTCCCTTGGATCTTGTAGCCAATTCAAGATTTTGGGAGCCTACAAAACCAGCCGGATCATTTATGCTTGTAAGCTTCTttcatgcaattttgaaaacaaccTAAGTTACTCAAAATAAGCAGTCAAATCCATGATTAAGCATTTGCCTTGCTAAGTATCTACTCAGCCAGGCAtgctgttactccctccgttcctaaatatttgtctttttagagatttcaaatggactaccacatacagatgtatatagacatattttagagtgtaaattcacccattttgctccgtatgtagtcacttgttgaaatctctagaaaagacaaatgtttaggaacggagggagtacaatttaatTGCCTGTGCATCATGTCACACATGCAAGTTActgaatctgaaattgttttacAGGATAGGGGCCAAGGCCGGAGTTGAGTGAGTCCTTCAATTGGATAAAGGAGCTAACAGCACCCGCATTCTCGTCATCAGCGGGAACTTTCAGTTGTTTGGAGACCGCAAGGTCGATGGAGAAAGAAAGTGCATACGATCATTCGTTGAGAGTTGATACCTGTAAAGCCTTACACATAGAGCGAGCTATTTTGCCGTTTTCTCTCCCTTGATTTTTTTTGTCCCCCATCGCCTAATGTCGTGATAGTGCATTCCTTGAGCTGTAACAGTGAGGCTGAGTAAAACTGATATAGAGCCTGTGACTTGTGATAAATGTCAAGAGCAGCAGGCATTTTTGTTGAGATGCGATCATCGTACGCTTGACTGCTTTTCACTTAACTGTTATCTTTGTCGATCTGCGGTTGCACTTGTATCTGTTTAAGCCATTTGCTTGCTTTGTTGCGTTGGTTATGTTTTTGCATATGGCTCGGTACCGTGGAAGGCTGGAAATGAGTCGCTATGATTACACAAGCCTGCGCGCTGCCAAGAGGTTCACTGCTGCAACCTGCATTTGGTACCGGTCATGGCCTGTCTCTCCACGAATGAATGGGCAGCGACGTGGCGATTTATATGCAAATCATGTGCAATTCAGGCTTTCAGCTATCTGTTCACTGCATCACAATGGTGGCAATGCAGGATTTCACATCTCCTCATCAAACTTCTATTTTCGTTCGAACTTACGCTCTGCATAAGAGCATCTTCAGCAGGCGCGCTAAACAAGCGCCGCGCCGCAAATTTACccattttagcgcgcgcgcaatcgCTAGTGTGTCCAGCGAGCACGCAATAACCGTGCGCGTGGCATATAAGTTGGGTGCGCGGTCTGAATCGTTATTGCGCGCTGCATATTTGgggcgcccgcttccgcgcgcggcacacacgaacgctcgcgccgcactctctctCCCGCGCCACCTTCGCCCCACACGCACCGGCGCCGACGAGTTGACTCGATGGACGCACGCACCGGCACTCCCCTAACCCCATCCTACAGCCGCGAACCCTCCAGCGCTGCCtccgccgcaaaccctagcgccgGGAGCGTTGGCCacgcctccgccggagctcctccgagcatcggcctcgtgcgcggcctcttcatgccgccgcggatgacctcgaCGGCTGGTGGCGTCGCGCTGTCGCCCGCCGTGatgaagaacaaggcggcggacggctctgGCACCTCAAAGCTCCCAAATGCGCCGCGGCCGAAGAAGTTGAAGACATCCGCGAAGAAgtacaaggcggcggacggcttcGGCACCTCGAAGGCGCCAAGGAAGAAGCTTGCAAGGCGTGTGACGAGCGTGGCGGCTACCGAAGCGCCCGCGAGCTCACTTGTTGAGCCGACGGCCGGCGCGCACCAtgtgttggaatgggagaagcacttgttcttcttggacacatctttGTTCAATGATgcgcaaaaggagtatgtcaacCTTGCCCGTgcagaagtcttgatccaaaaaagagccatgattcacacaatgggtggcggtggccttggcggcatggtggcggtggccttggtggCATTGGTGGCGGTGGCATTGGCGGCATGGGTGGtggtggccttggcggcatgggtggcattggtgccatgggtggctttggagctatCATGGGCGACATGGGttccatgggtggctttggagctaccatggagACCATGAGAGGCATAGGTGGCTTTGGAGCACCTCCGGGCGGCTTGGACGGCATGAGTGGCATGGGTGGCATGAGTTTTACGTCTCTCATTgggggcatgggtgcacctccgggcgCCGGTGTGCCACCTTtgcatgaagatgccgttgaagatcttggcAACACCTTTCGAGCTTCACGTGATGAGGATACGGTGCGCAACAATGAAGAGCaggaggaagaatcgtcttcggagGAGTCGGATGAAtcagaggaagaggatgaagatgaagacgaggacgaggcttgATTCTTGTGCCTTTCGTTTGTGTCATCATAACTTGGTTTTCATGTTGAACTTGGTTTAATTatgttgtgggcatgaacttttgggCATAAACTTGGTTGGAATGAAGCTTGTGATTCAATATATGCCATGTGTTTTGTGTTGATGTGTGAAATTTGGGCCCAAAATGAGAACAAATGTGTGCGCCGGTTgctcgcgcgcgctgcattttaacgCTATTGCTGGAGCAAGCGCTGCGCGACGCGCCAAATTTGACGATGGAGATGCTCTAAACCAGGCTGCAAACCAAATTTTAGCGCACCGCGCGTTGGGCGCCTGTTGCAAACCAGATTTTAAGTGGCATCTCCAACAAGGCTGCAAACCAGATTTTAGCGCACCGCGCGTTGGACACATGTTGCAGATGCTCTAAGTAACTATCTTAGGCAGACTTGAAAATGTATTTTTTTCAGTCAGTATTCAGATACATACAGTAATTTTTACATGTCACTTAAAACTTGCGAAAACCTGTGTTTAATTTAAGATAAACCCAATGGAAAATTGATCTATTGCAAGATCTGTATCATCGATTCCCAAACCGCGCTGTAACACATCAATGCCAGTGCGGGTTGTACATGTGCAACGGTGTTGAGCACATAAGAGCATTTCTAACTGATCCCATGTAATTTAGAGGGGCAAACGGTTGAGTATCCTTCGTATTAGTATATTTGCTCCTCTAAAAATGCGGTTTCTAACAAAACCCTTAAACTTAACTCCCTAATAACTTTTGCCAAatctttttagttttagtttaaatACTACATTTCAACTACATATTTGCACGCATATTAAATCCAAATATGATGACTAAGGTTataggacagacccagtgcataggagctcccacacaaggtggggtatGGGGAGGATTATTTGAACCTAGTCTTACctacctcttggcacaagtggggaggagtTCACCACTGCGCTAGGCCTGCCTCTATGATAACTAAGGTTCGAACAACCAAATTATTCAAATTCAAACACATCGAAGGGTTAACATGAAGTAAAGAGCATGATAAAAACACAACTATGAAGTGCTATGGAGATGCCACTGAGGCTCAACAAGATCATCTTGGAGCTGGATATGAACTTCTCGGTTCTCGATACTTCAATGCACTGCGAGGAAACTCTGTATCTTGTTTGCCTCGTGCTCCGGCTCAACAGCATCTCCATTGGGGATGTACCAAAAGTTCTCAAGCATGTCTCTCTCATCTTCAATGGTCATGTTATGCAAGATGGTGTAATATGTCATTATTTGCCATAGGATCTTGGGGTTCCAATACCCTACAGGGCCACGAATGATGCCAAAGCGCATCtgaagcacaccaaaagctctCTTCACATCCTTCCTTGTCGACTAACCAAGTTTGCAAGGGTGATCCAACTTGTTCATGGAATGCAATGACATGGCATTTGCAAGGGTGATATGCAACACAATCTGAAGCAATAACCAAGTTAAGTGAAGTGTCGACTACACACAATGATACTTCATATTTAGGAAGGGTTCCATCTCGTTTAGCTACAAATCAAGTTTGTTTAGCTTGAAACGGGGTGAAACGGAGGTAAACTACCATATCTAGTCAATTTAAATGGGGTGGGAAACatatatatattatttcccaaaatACCCCATATTAAATAAAATGTTAGTTAAGGTTCTGCACTAAAAAAATTTAAGGTGGTCAAACAGGAAAAGTAATAGCATGGTTACAATCTACACATTTTCCTGATCATTTTACATTTATAACATGTCTCACTACAAGTTACGGATGAAAAGATATAGCATGTGCAAGTTCAATCATGTTCCTGTAATTACTCGTATAAAGGATCCTGGAATACCTGCCACTTTCGATCTGCCTAAACGACGTGCACCcgtgcgaccccccccccccccgggggggggggctccaTGAGGGGTGGACCCCCAGCCGGAAGGCCCCACCAAGATGGGGCGACTTTGTTCACGCCCGCGGGGCCTCTTCCGTGCGCCCTCTCGTGCATGATGGGAGGATGGCTGTCGGCGTCCTTCGGCCCCGGGCTGGTTTGTCTCTTGCGCCAGCCGACCAGATGTGTGCACCCGGCTCACGCGAGTTGCTTGCTCGGCCTTGACGTTTGGGGTTCTGAGAGGTTTGGATGATCGGCTTTGTTTGCGTGCACCCGGGCATGCGCTTTCACCTTGGCTATGTCGGGCCGGACCCTTGCCgcaatgctacttcttgagcttgcattgatttttcccttgaagagaaaaaggtgatgcaacaaagtagagataagtatttccctcagttaagaaccaaggtatcaatccagtaggaggtacaagcaagtccccaatagatgcatcTGCACAAATTAGCAAAcccttgcacacaacgcgaaaaagggcttgtcactagcaagagtgagatctgatagagatagatataaaagataagtaaaaggcaaaataaagtaaatataaataaattgcaacaaggtatttttggggttttggttttatagatctgaaaatatatgatgagaaatagacccgggggccataattttcactaaaggcttctctcttgaaagaacacatactatgggtgaacaaattactgttgaagaACTGATAGaaaacgcaaagttatgacgatatctaaggcaatgatcatgaatataggcatcacgttcatgacaagtagaccaactcctgcctgcatctattactattactccacacatcatcaTGATTTGGGTCTAGGGGAATGCATTGGgaagcaataagtagatgatggggttGTTAGAGTGATAGAAggttaaaccatagtttatgcattgcttcgtaggaggctgatttggatccacatatttcatgctatggttagatttatcttaattctttttttgtagttgcggatgcttgcaagaggggttaatcataagtgggaggcttgtccaagtaaacacaacacccaagcaccggtccacccacacatcAAACTATTAAAATAataaacgtgaatcatatgagcataatgaaaactaacttgacaataattttcatgtgtcatcgggagcgctttgctttatataagagttcgtcctgacatcctttgctacaaaaaggattgggtcaccttgctgcatCTTTATTACAATTGTTACTTATTACCCGTTACGGATTATCTTATCatcaaactatttgttaccgataatttcagtgtctGCAGAAAATATCTTGCTaaaaaccgtttgtcatttccttctactcctcgtgggttcgacactcttatttatcaaaagaaCTACGATTGATTTcttatacttatgggtcatcaatactcttggTGTATTCTATGTCAGGTTATGCCGGGTATCTCTCGTGAGGTGTTGCCTGGTCGATGTAGTATCCTTGCTCCCTGGGTCCAGTGTGTCCTCATCGGTTGTAAGCGCTCTATGAGGGGTCATGCTTGTACCTCTCGCGAGCTATTGCCGGGAGAGCGCAAGCCATTGAGGAGATTAAAGAACTTATATTATAATTAGCAAGATGGTTGTGCTTCGTAGGATGATTTCCTGTGTATTTGAAGCATATGTACCGCCCGTGGTGTTTTTGGTGTCAGCCTTCAGTCGCAATGGAGGTTGTTCGGCCACTCCCAATCCACTTTGTGTTGCAATTATGTCATATCAACCATCCAAAAATTAATCCATGATGCTCCCCGacgcgggggtgggggtgggggggggcagAATGGTGGTCCTTCCTAGCCGCGGAGCGAGCCTGCGGATCCAGGCGAGAACACCGTGAGGCAATGATGTCAGAACATTGGAAAGGTAGTAACACATGCAACCAAGAGATGTGCTATATGTCCTATTCCACGACAACATATATTAGTATTGTAAGGACCAAAAAACTAGATGCGGTTTTCTTGCATATgcaatttttttgtttgtttctgaGGAAAGCATGCATGTATGAgttgcctgttggaaatatgccctacaggcaataataaaatgattattattatatttccttgttcatgataattgtctattattcatgctataattgtattgaccggaaaccgtgatacatgtgtgaatacatagaccacaacatgttcctagtgagcctctagttgactagctcgttgatcaatagatagtcatggtttcctgactatggacattggatgtcattgataacgggatcacattattaggagaatgatgtgatggacaagacccaatcctaagcatagcacaagatcgtgtagttcgtttgctaaagcttttctaatgtcaagtatcagtttcttagaccatgagattgtgtaactcccggatgccgtaggagtgctttgggtgtatcaaacgtcacaacgtaactgggtgactataaaggtgcattacaggtatctcggaaagtgtctgttgggttggcacgaatcgagactgggatttgtcactccgtatgacggagaggtatctctgggcccactcagtaatgcatcgtcataatgagctcaacgtgactaagtagttagtaacgggatcatgcattacggaacgagtaaagtgacttgccggtaacgagattgaacgaggtattggtataccgacgatcgaatctcaggcaagtaacgtaccgattgacaaagggaattgcatacgggattgcctgaatccttgacatcgtggttcatccgatgagatcatcgtggaacatgtgggagccaacatgggtatccagatcccgctgttggttattggccagagagctgtcccggtcatgtctgcatgattcccgaacctgtagggtctacacacttaaggttcaatgacgctagggttataaagaaagtttgtatgtggttgccgaatgttgttcggagtctaggatgatatcccggacgtcacgaggagttccggaatggtccggaggtaaagatttatatatgggaagtctagtttcagtcaccggaatagtttcgggggttatcggtattgtaccaggaccaccgaaaggtgtccggaggtccatcgggtggggccacctgccccgggggacttaatgggctgaatatgggagggaaccagcccctagtgggctggtgcgcccctccccaagggcccaaggcgcctagggttgaaaaccctaggggaggggggcacctccaccttgcttggggggcaagtctccccctcctggcccccacccctcccctctagatgggatctggagggggccggccccctctcgccttcccctatatatagtggggttttctggggctgcccaacagatgagttttcctctccctggcgcagccctacccctctccctcctcgtctcttgcggtgcttggcgaagctctgctggagtgccacgctcctccaccaccaccacgccgccgtgctactgctggacggagtcttcctcaacctctccctctccccttgctggatcaaggcacgggagacatcATCGGGCttcacgtgtgttgaacgcggaggcgccgttgttcggcgcttagatcggaatcaaccgcgatctgaattgctatgagtatgactccttcatccgcgttcttgtaacgcttccgcatcgtgatcttcaagggtatgaagatgcactcccctctctctcgttgctagtatctccatagattgatcttgatgatgcgtagaaaattttgaatttctgctacgttccccaacagtggcatcatgagctaggtctattgtgtagattctatacacgagtagaacacaagttgttgtgggcgttgattttgttcaatatgcttactgttactagtcctatcttgtttcgacagtattgtgggatgaagcggtccggaccgaccttacacgtacacttacgtgagacaggttccaccgactgacatgcacttgttgcataaggtggctagcgggt from Triticum aestivum cultivar Chinese Spring chromosome 3B, IWGSC CS RefSeq v2.1, whole genome shotgun sequence includes these protein-coding regions:
- the LOC123072212 gene encoding mitochondrial thiamine diphosphate carrier 2 isoform X1; translated protein: MGAGAGAAEEPSQTRRALVDTLAGAISGGISRTVTSPLDVIKIRFQVQLEPTAKWGVLRRDVYGPSKYTGLMQATKDILREEGLPGFWRGNVPALFMYMPYTAIQFTVLHKLKTFASGSSRTEDHLHLSPYLSYVSGAIAGSAATVGSYPFDLLRTILASQGEPKVYPNMRSALVDIVQTRGVRGLYAGLTPTLVEIIPYAGLQFGSYDTFKRSMMSWNRYRYGIEEDDSASSFQLFLCGFAAGTFSKAACHPLDVVKKRFQIEGLKRHPRYGARIESSTYKGMYHALTEIVVKEGFGGLYKGLFPSVVKSAPAGAVTFVAYEYISDWIGAKAGVE
- the LOC123072212 gene encoding mitochondrial thiamine diphosphate carrier 2 isoform X2 translates to MGAGAGAAEEPSQTRRALVDTLAGAISGGISRTVTSPLDVIKIRFQVQLEPTAKWGVLRRDVYGPSKYTGLMQATKDILREEGLPGFWRGNVPALFMYMPYTAIQFTVLHKLKTFASGSSRTEDHLHLSPYLSYVSGAIAGSAATVGSYPFDLLRTILASQGEPKVYPNMRSALVDIVQTRGVRGLYAGLTPTLVEIIPYAGLQFGSYDTFKRSMMSWNRYRYGIEEDDSASSFQLFLCGFAAGTFSKAACHPLDVVKKRFQIEGLKRHPRYGARIESSTYKGMYHALTEIVVKEGFGGLYKGLFPSVVKSAPAGAVTFVAYEYISDWLESLLM
- the LOC123072212 gene encoding mitochondrial thiamine diphosphate carrier 2 isoform X3, with amino-acid sequence MSMDLPSTLDLCKQLKIFCERKGFWRGNVPALFMYMPYTAIQFTVLHKLKTFASGSSRTEDHLHLSPYLSYVSGAIAGSAATVGSYPFDLLRTILASQGEPKVYPNMRSALVDIVQTRGVRGLYAGLTPTLVEIIPYAGLQFGSYDTFKRSMMSWNRYRYGIEEDDSASSFQLFLCGFAAGTFSKAACHPLDVVKKRFQIEGLKRHPRYGARIESSTYKGMYHALTEIVVKEGFGGLYKGLFPSVVKSAPAGAVTFVAYEYISDWIGAKAGVE